Sequence from the Podarcis raffonei isolate rPodRaf1 chromosome 16, rPodRaf1.pri, whole genome shotgun sequence genome:
CCCATTTGTCCTCCCGCTTTTGACTCTAGCCCCACCCACTTGTGCCTCTGGCTGCACCTACCACTGCTGGTTGCCAAGGAGAGAAGGCTTgaaaaggttccccaacccttgTTCTAGTCTATGACCTGCACCATCATTCAATGAATGTTTGGCAGCCCATTCTGATGATAATGCACATGTTGCATTCTCACCTTTAAGTGCTTGGCACAGGCATGGATGAGCAGACTTGGGTAATCTGCCAGGGCAGCAGTGGCTGGGACGATTCGTGGGAAAAGATCACAGCATTGTCACCCTACCCCAAATCCACTCAGCCCCACTCCAAGAGATGGGAAGAGGAAAAGAGGGGAAGTGGGCTGCCTCTTGAATTTAGGAGGAACTCGCCCAGGCAGAGAGAGTTGAGACATGGCCATACTAATAGTTCAATTGCTTGTAAGGGCAAGGTATTTACACGGACCTTTAAGCACTGTCCTTTGTTTTGATCTGGCTCTGTGGCACAGAGGGCAGGCTGGACCGCTTGATCCTTCTGAGAAGAAGCTGTGGCATGCAGACCTGGAATTCACAGTATAAACTCTGTTTAATAGATGTTTAGTGGAGACTAATGAAATTCCACAGCTGAGACCAATGAAGGAAATTTGCTCATATGTgcacttctctcttccccctgcccccccccccacagaggaagagacagagaaagagagagggggcaaAAGAGCAAGCGGCCATGAACGCATTAAAAGACTAAGCTTTCCAAATGCCAACGTCCTGCTTAGCTTTTGTTCGTTTAATGAAATGTTACCAGTTTTCAAGTTTACATTTCACCAtagccataaggactagaaacctgtGCAGCTTTAGAGATAAATGAACACCCCCAAGGCCCAACCTAGATGATGCCAATTCCCATGCTGCCCTGTTCATAtcagccctaaacagccttagaCTGCAATCCAATATGCAGCTACCTGGGAGTTAAGTGTGGGGCTGGCTTCTGCATAGACATGCACGGGATTGCACTGTGAGGCCTGCCTGCATCCATTGGAATTTCCCCTCATCACCTGACACCCTCCTTTTTATTCCATCCCTCTGATGTGCAGGAGTTGGCTACCCAAAGCACAACATTCACTCTGCCAGCATGTAAATGTGGAACTTCCTTCCAGGGGATACTCACCAGGCTCCTCCTTGAATATGACTTAAGTGGCAAGAGAAGACTCTACTTGTTTCAGAGGGCAGAGCCAAAACGCAGTGGAAGGGTACTTTCTTTGCATACAGAAAATCTCAGagtcaatccctggtatcttcaggtaggactgtatgaaactctggagagcttttGCAAACCACTGTGGgtaagcaatactgagctacatggacagATAGTCTAACTCAGTATAAACCAGCCTCCTATGTTTCTATTTAAACCAGCGCTTTATTCAgcaccatgaggactggaatcttacttTCTATTTAAGGAACAGACTCGAGCACACATTGGACCTTCACACAGCTGCCCCACCACTCACCTGTCAATACTGTGCCATCCTGGGCTTGGCAGTGTCTCTCCAGCTGCTCGTCTAGCTGGCGGCAGATGTGCTCACCAAAGTACTGAAGGATCCGAGCCTCGCGCCCGCTGCGCAAAGGGAGTGGGTATTTGCGGAGAGAGCTCAGCGCCTGAACACAAGGAAGAGGATTTATTGTTTTGACAGTAAGGAGAGGTGCACATGGTTTCCCGTCTCTTCACTTTGACTAACAAGGAGAGCAGTTCAGGATGGGGCCACAACCACTCTGTGAAATTTGAACTAACCCATACAtattctagggacgcgggtggcgctgtgggtaagagcctcagcgcctagggcttgccgatcgaaaggtcggcggttcgaatccccgtggcggggtgcgctcctgtcgttcggtcccagcgcctgccaacctagcagttcgaaagcacccccgggtgcaagtagataaatagggaccgcttactggcgggaaggtaaacggcgtttccgtgtgctgcgctggctcgccagatgcagctttgtcacgctggccacgtgacccggaagtgtctccggacagcgatggcccccggcctcttaagtgagatgggcgcacaaccctagagtcagacacgactggcccgtacggacaggggtacctttacctttatacatattCTCTTTGGTCAGTTCATAGTTGCTGATActtagggctggatctagacttCAATTTCAACCCGATACTCACTTTATTTGGGAGTaagatttcagtggggcttatttctcaGTATACAGTATATGTACAGGATTGCTTTGTAAGTGATACTTAGAAGATACATATTGAAATTAGTAACTAACATGGGTGGACTCCAAGTCAAGATCTTACCCATCATTTATGCATGTTTATCGATCCTGCTTGTTCAGCAAAAAACAGAGCTCCCATAGCAGCTTTACTCATAGGTCCCTGCCCGAAGGCTTATAATTTTAAGGCATAGCACTAGAGGAAAATGTattgggagagaggaggaaacaaACAATTTCAGATGCAAGTTATCCTAATGACCAGCTGGGGAGAAAAGTCCAAGAAGTTTAATATTATGTGTTAGCATTATATTACTACATTATAAATTGGGTACTGAGGGGAATCCAACGAGCGCGAAGGGGGATATGGGCGGAGCAAAACACCCGGAGGGCGTGGCCTGTCACTAGAGGGCGTGGCTTACCCGTTCATAGGCGCGTTGGCTCCTGAGGCGCCCGCGCTCGGCGGCCTGGTCGCGCCACTCCTGGAGCCAGCGCGTAAATAAGGGGTTCGGGCCCCCCTGAGTGGGCTTCGGCATCTTCCGAAGGCGCCGGAaagtttctcttttctctttgacCCGGAACTCGACGGGGAGATGAAGCGGGGAAGTCAGAGCGGCATGCTAGGCAGCGACTGCGCACGCGCACTTCGCCCCCTAGAGGCCGACGGGCGGAACCGTAGACGCATGAAAAGGGAAGAGCGGCCGCTTCCGCGTTCCCGCTCTCAACCAGCCTTCTCTCCAGAGGCGAAAGTGAGAGAGGCGCCTGGGCAGGTCAAAAATGACAGCCGCTTTGCCCGCGAGTCGGTGGGGCAGGATGAGTCTCCCGTAGGCAACTGAGCGCTGGATTTGGCTCTGGGGAAGGTAAAAAGAAATACGACTCGCCTTTGCTCACAAAAGCCAACCAGACCCACCTGAGCCTCCCACCAGTAAGCATCGCAGACCTGTGAAGCCCCTCCTGCaatagggcatagctgtcaactttccccttttcttgcgaggaatcctattcggaataagggaatttccctttaaaaaagagaaacgttgacagctatgcagtaaGGGTGTCATAGCGGGCAACACTGCAGGGTTGTTGCAAGCTACTGTACTGTTTCAGTCTCAGCCCTACCTGCATTGGGGCCAATTACTACTGAAGTGCATTTTGAAGGGCCCTTGCAAACTACTCTCTTGGCTTCAGGCAAGCCTCCATTCTGCAGTACTCAGAAGACACTGCACTGCAGGGCTGTTGCAAGGCACTCCCAACTACAGTCTCCAACCTGCACCATGGAAATAATGAGATGCACGTGCGTTTGTATTAGCCGGGCTACTTTATGAATATGTTgaaaaacttcttcttttttttaaggaaagaggtAGAGCAGAAGTGCCCCTCTTTGCTGCGAtctgttttggggtgtgtggacGCACTAAGAGTTGTATCCAGTATTAGCCCTACTTGGAGTAGATGCTCTGATAATAATGAACGTGAACTCACTTCGGCCAATTTGTtacaatggatctactctgaacaGAGATTAGTTGGCAGCAACTCTAAACGCCCAGTCACAATTATGTGGATatattagaccaggcttcctcaaactgggccctccagatatttttggcctaaaactcccatgatccctagctagcaggaccagtggtcagggatgatgggaattgtagtctcaaaacatccggagggccgagtttgaggaagatGGTATTAGGCTTTCCCATGGATTACTATGAGCTGCTGGTTCTCCCCTCTTTGGACCTGGGATACATTTAAACTGCTCAATCCCTTTCTAACAGGAGGTGCTgcatgccttctgcatgcagtgctgATGCTTTGTCACCGAGTTACAGTCCCTCCCATGAAAGGGAAGAAGCTGCAAATTATTTGTCCGTCTAGGCCAGTGGCACCTGCTttgactggcagccgctctccagggtttccaccAGAGAAGGATCTTTCTTTCCCACCACCTGCTACTTTGATTCTTATAGCTGAAGCTGCCAATTATTACTCTGCTCCTAAGTGCCTTTTCATGTTTACATAACACAGATTAAGATTGCTGCCTTATTAAGAGAACCTTAATATGCACTGCTCCGCTTTGCAAATTTAAAAAGACATCTGTGAACCAGGAAGGGCCTTTTCTCAGTGGTTTGACCACAATTTTTGCATTCAGGAGATCCCAGaggctcaatccccagcatctccaggtagggctggcagagagccctgcctggagagctgctgccagtcaatgtagttagatggaccagtgggtctgattctgtataaggcagcttcctatgtttcagaATAGATTCTCTCTATATAATCTCCAAGGTGATTGTCATGGCCTCTGGCTAGCACAATAAATTTATTGAAGGAGTGGACCTCCAAGGTGGCACATGGTTCATGAGACGGGGTTGGGGGGTGTAGATGGAGTAAGACTGAAATCATCCTTCCGCTCCTGCTGTCAGGTGTGTAGTCATCCTGTGTTCTTTGAAGATTGCTCATCAACAGGCAGGCAGAGGCATTATATGTGCTAAAGGTGTGGTTACACCTAATTCAATAAGAGGCAAGCCGTGTGAGCAACAGAGAGGTGCTGTGAAGTCAGCTGCCTGCAATTTGTCATAGCTCTAACACACCCTGCATGTCTGCTTGCAGCTTCCGAAGGGTCTTCTGCATTTGGATGTTTtgtataagattttttttttgtggtACTTGGTTCTTTCACTTACATGCACATTTATTGAATTAAATTAGAATGTGGAATCATGATTTATAATTTGGTACAGTATTTGGTTTTGAATGCAGAAATTGTATTGTGTTTCTTACACAGTGggacctcggttttcgaatgtttctaTTGACGAATGTTTCGGTTTATGAACgctgtaaacctggaagtaaatgcttcggttttcgaacacacctcagaagtcgaacatgccacgcagcttctgctgagtgcaagatcctgaggcctagctgttggcACCCGTGAAccacagaggtgatatttgggCTTATTTGGTGACTGTATGCAATCAATCTGTGCTCATCTCATCTCAGGAGCTCTCTTGCAACcagtttgtttttgtgactgtggaaccCAGTGCATAAATCTGTattcatctcatctcatctcaggAGCCCTCTGCCAATCACCCCGTGCTgtgagaaatggataaaagctgcAAAGCCAAGAGAATCCTTAACAGAATAACAATAGAGGTGAAGAAGGAAATTATTTCCAAACATGAAAGTGGTGTCCGTGTAAGTGATCTGGCAAAGCAGTTTGGTATTGCCAAATCTACAGTTTCTAGCATCTTGAAAAATAAAGAAGCCATTAAAGGAGCCAATgttgcaagaggtgttaaaacACTTACAAGACAAAGAACACAGACAATTGAAGAAGTGGAAAAATTGCTTTTCATATGGATAAATGAAAAACAGTTGGCGGGTGACCGCATTTCTGAGAGCATGATTTGTAAAAAAGCTTTACATTTGCATGCTGACCTCATCAAAAGCATCCCTGGAACAAGTGCTGAGAGTGATattttcaaggcaagcagagggtgGTTTGATAATTTTAAGAGGAGAAGTGGCATCCACAGTGTGGTGAGACTTGGTGAAGCTGCCAGTGCCATCAAAGAAGAGGCCAACCGATTTGTTTTGGCATTTAAAGATTATGTAGAGGCAGATGGTTTCCTTCCCCAACAAGTTTTCAACTGTGATGAGACGGGCCTCTTTTGGAAGAAAATGCCAAAGAATACCTACATAACAAAGGAGGAGAAATCATTGCCAGGACACAAGCCCATGAAAGACAGGCTAACCCTTTTATTATGTGGGAATGCAAGTGGAGATTTTAAGGTGAAGCCTTTGCTAGTCTACCATTCTGAGAACCCCTGGGTATTTAAGAAAAACAATGTCATAAAAAGCAAATTGCCTGTGGTGTGGAGGGCAAACAGCAAAGCTTGGGTAACCAGGCAATTTTTTATTGAGTGGGTTCATGAAGTGTTTGGGCCAAGTGTAAAAGAATACCTCCAGTACAAAAATCTTCCAATGAAGTGCCTGCTTGTTATGGATAATGCTCCAGCTCATCCTCCAGGGTTGGaggaagagttggtggaagagtTCAGTTTTATCAATGTAATGTTTTTGCCCCCCAACACAACTTCTCTCATCCAGCCCATGGACCAGCAGGTCATACCTAATTTTAAGAAGCTTTACACCAGAGCACTGTTCCAAAGGTGCTTTGAGGTTACCTCAGACACAGAGCTAACCCTCAGAGAGTTCTGGAAGAATAATTTCAATATCCTACATTGCTTACATCTTATAGACAAAGCATGGAGGGATGTGTCTCAGAGAACAATGAAGTCAGCATGGAAGACGTTGTGGCCAGAAGCTGTCCCTGAATGTGTATTTGAGGATGTGGAAGAGGATGCTCCTATTGTTGAGGAGATTGTGTCTCTGGGAAAGTCCATGGGCTTGGAAGTGAGTTGTGATGATGTTGAGGAGTTAGTGGAGGACCACAAGACGGAACTCACCACAGAAGAACTTCAGAACATTCTGAAGGAGCAACAACAGGCGGCAACTGAGGAATTGTcttcggaggaggaggaggagagaagagacAGTGTTCCTACTGCACTGATCAAAGAAATGT
This genomic interval carries:
- the LOC128404483 gene encoding tigger transposable element-derived protein 1-like; this translates as MDKSCKAKRILNRITIEVKKEIISKHESGVRVSDLAKQFGIAKSTVSSILKNKEAIKGANVARGVKTLTRQRTQTIEEVEKLLFIWINEKQLAGDRISESMICKKALHLHADLIKSIPGTSAESDIFKASRGWFDNFKRRSGIHSVVRLGEAASAIKEEANRFVLAFKDYVEADGFLPQQVFNCDETGLFWKKMPKNTYITKEEKSLPGHKPMKDRLTLLLCGNASGDFKVKPLLVYHSENPWVFKKNNVIKSKLPVVWRANSKAWVTRQFFIEWVHEVFGPSVKEYLQYKNLPMKCLLVMDNAPAHPPGLEEELVEEFSFINVMFLPPNTTSLIQPMDQQVIPNFKKLYTRALFQRCFEVTSDTELTLREFWKNNFNILHCLHLIDKAWRDVSQRTMKSAWKTLWPEAVPECVFEDVEEDAPIVEEIVSLGKSMGLEVSCDDVEELVEDHKTELTTEELQNILKEQQQAATEELSSEEEEERRDSVPTALIKEMCAKWVEVQSFVEKYHPDKAAVSRATNTFNDNAMSHFRQILKHRKNPFCSDL